CGATGGGCGCGCCCTTCCAGAGCATCGTGAGGGAGTCGGCCACGGCCCGCTGCCCCGCCTGATTGCCACCGCTGTCGCCAATGTAGATGATGGTTTCGAAGCCGTGCGCCTTGAGACTGGCGGCGATGTCGGTGAGCAGCGCGCGGAAGGTGCCTTCGCGCGCCGTGATCGTGCCCGGGCTCGTCATGTGCCCCGATGGCGGATCGTAGCTGCCCTCCGGCACGAACTTCACGATGGGCGCGCAGAGGGCGTTGCCCAGTTTGCGCGCAATGGCGTCACAGTTGGTGTGCAGCACGTAGTTGTGCTTGCCCGTCACGAGCCACGGGCCGTTGGGCTCCATGCCGCCGGTGGGCACGATCACCGTCTTCTTGCCGGCGGCGATGGCGTCGCGCACATCCATCCACGTCATTTCCTCGAGCCACACCGTGTTGGGGGCCGGCAGCGGGTTGGGCGTGTCCTTGCAGTTGTACGTGTTGTCGGCGCAGTTGCCACCGCCCATGCTGCGCGGGTCACGGGGACGCGGCTGCTGGGCGTCGGCTGCCGTGCTGACGAGGGTGAGGGCGCCAGCGGCCACGAGGGCGCGGCGCAGCAGCGTGCGGGACATGGGGAACGTGAACATCGCGGGCATGCGGGGAGCTCCCGAAGACGAGGGTGAAATCCGGACGCACGACAATGCGCCCCGCGCGGCATCTTCGCCAGAGTCGATGGGGGACAACGGCCGGTTGGCGAACGGCGTATTGCTGCGGGACACATGGCCCACGACCCTTTGCGCCGGAGACGGCTTTGCGCGAGCATTCAGCATGACCCGTACGCCCTCCCTCCCGTCGTACGCTGCCGCCGCGATGTTGGCCCTGATGCTTCCGGCCCTCGCCGCTGCGCAGTCCGCCACCGGCAGCGGCAGTGCTGCTGCTGCGCCCACCCGTCTCCCGTCGCTCGCCGAGGTGCGTCAGCTGGCCGAGATGCACCTCACGCTCAGCGCGGTGCACGATTCCGCCGACGCCAAGGCCGCACAGGCCAAGAACAAGACGCCTGATGCGCAGCTCGAGCTCGCCAAGCTGAAGCGGGAGGCGGTGTCGCGCGTGATCAAGGAACGCGGGCTTACCGATGAGCAGTACCAGCGGCTGCGTTTTCTCGTGAGCAGCAACGCCGAGGTGCGGGCCCAGTTCGATTCCATCGTGGGCAAGCTCACCGGCGCGCCGGTGCCCGGGCGGGTGGTCGCGGCGGCGGCGTCTGGGTTCGTGCCCGCCGCACAGCTGCCGGCCGGCCTGGTGGGCACGCACATCGGGCACGTCACCACCAGCTACGTGGACACGCCTGAAAAGGCCGGGCTGCTGGTGGTGGCCTTTGCCGAAGCGGCGGTCGCGTCGCAGCACGCCACGCTGGCCACCCGTACCCCCACCGATCTGGCGGCCATGAAGCTGCACGCGGGTCATGTGCTGCACGCACTCGACCCGTCGCTGCAGGCCACAGGACCGGGGAAGGGCTTCGGGCTGCGCAAGGCCGCCGGCGGCGTGGCGCAGCATATCGAGCTGGCTGCCAAGGAGAACGGCGCGTCGGGGAACGTGAAGATCCACGCCACGCACATTGCCGCGGCGGCGCGGGGTACGCTGTCGCGCGTGGATCAGGCGGTGGCGCTGATCAAGCAGATCCAGGAGGCCACCGAGGCGAAGGCGGCGGCTTCGCTCATTGCGCAGCTCGCCTCACTGTGCAGCCAGCTGGCCAGCGGCGCCGACAGCAACGCCGATGGGCGGGTGGACTGGGGCAATGGTGAGGGTGGCCTGCAGCAGGCGGAGGAGCATGTGAAGCTGATGATGGCGGGAGAGCGCAGGCCCTGAGATTGCGTGGGCGACTTCCTGCAGACCGCAGACGGCAGGAACCACAGGACGCAGAGCGCAGGAATTCGGAGAAAGAAAACGGGCGCCACCGCTTCGCGGGGCGCCCGATTTCCTTCTGCCGTTGAGAAGCGGAGACAGCCGAACGCCCCGCCCTCAGCAGCCCACGCACCGGTGATTGTTCCGTGCCCCCAGCTTCTCGAGCAGCTGGATGGTTTCGGGGAACGGACGCAGGCGCTGCACGGGACCATTGGCGAGGTCCACGGTGGTGCGGAAGTCGCGCCCCACCGCCTTGGGGTCGGCGCCCTTGCTCACGAGATACAGGATCATCTCGTTGTCGCCGCGCGACGCGGCGTGGTGGAGCGGCGTGTAGCCGTTCAGGTCGCGCTTGTTCACGTCGTGCCCCAGCTCTTCCACCAGGTACTTCAGGGCGGGCATCCAGCCGTCGGGCGCATGACGGTGTGCGTTACCGGCGAAGCCGTTGCCATACCCCACCCCCGCCGCAGCGTGAATGGGATACGTGCCGATCCCGGCCGGCACCGCCTTGGAGGCGCTGTCGAGCGAGGCGTCGGGCCGGAAGCCGCCACCCTCACCCTGCGTGGGCGGGCGACGACGTCCCAACTGCGGTGGCCGGTACGACGGCACCGTGTCGATGGCGCCCGCCTTCTTGAGGATCTTCATGGCCTCGAGATCGACCGCATACGTGGCACGCCAGAACGGTGACGTGCCGTCGAGCAGCTCGAGACCGCAGTTGGCGTTGCCGCAGTTGCTGTAGCCGAAGAACCAGATGTTCTTCTTCATGCGCACGTTCACATCGGCCCCGGCCTTGATGAGCGCGTTCATGAGTTCGTAGTGCGTCGTCTTCTGCAGCTGCACCGCCTGCGGCTGCGGGTAGCGCGACCGCGGATGCCAGAACGTGTTGATGGACGCGTACAGCGGCGACAGCCCGTGCGTGCTGGTGAGCTTCACGTTGGCGCCACGCTTCACCAGCTCCATCGCCAGGTCATAGTGCCCGTTGATGGTGGCGTGCAGCAGCGGCGTGACACTGTCGGTGGCCGACACTTCGTTGATGTCCGCGCCACCGTCGAGCAGCGCGAGCGCGGCGGCCATGTTCCCCTGACGCACGGCGTGGTGCATCGCGGTGAGTCCGCCCATGCTCCCCACGGTCGCCTCGTAGCCGGCCTGGAACCCGTTGGTGGTATCGCGCGGCACCACGGTCTCGGTAGTCTTGCCGAGATCCTTGCGCTCGTACATGGCGCGGCCGGCGAGAATGGCCTCCTCGATCTGCTTGGGCGTGAGCGCATTCACCGGCGGCGCAATGAGCCCGATGCGCGGGGTCCGCACGCTGTCCGCGCGCGGGGCCGCCGCGGCACGCGCGGCCGGAGCGGCCGGAGCGGCCGGAGCGGCCGTCGCCGCCGCGGGCGCCGCCTTCTTGGCCGTGTCCGCACCCGGCACCGGCTCCACGCCCAACCCGAACTGGCGGCGCAGCGCCGCCTGTTCGGCTTCCTGCTTCGCAATGGCCTTCATGGCCGAATCGCGCATCGCCGCCGGGAGGGCGGCGAAGAGCAGCTCGTTGCGCTTGCGGGCGGCTGCCTGCTGCCGCGCCAGCTCTTCCGTGAGATCGAGGGTGGTCGTCTTGAGCGACGGGTTGGCGCCGGCCTTGAGCAGCGCCGCCACGGCCCCCGGCCGGTCCGATGCGGCGGCGAACATGAGTGGCGTCTGCCCCCACGTCGTCTCGCGCGCATTGAGGTCGGCCTTCCTGGCCACCAGCGCGTTCACGCCGGCCACGTCCCCCGACTGTGCCGCCAGGTGCAGCGCCGTGACCCCGGTGGCGGTGAGCACCTTGTGGTCGGCGCCCCCCGCCAGCAGCGCCTGCACCACTGCGCCGTTGCCGGCCCGCGCCGCAATGTGCAGCGGCGTGTAGCCGCCATTGCGCGTCGTGGGCGTGACCTTGGCGCCGGCCTTGAGCAGCGCCGCCGTCATGGCGGCATCACCGCGCTCGGCGGCCCAGTGCAGCGCCGTCATGCCATCCCCCAGGGGGATGTTCACATCGTTGCGTTGCGCGACGAGCGCGCGCACCCGTTCGAGGTCACCCTGCCGGGCCGCCTCGGCCACCGCCGGCGACGCGTTGGTGGCGCGGGTGACACCGGCCGCCAGGCGCACCGGCCGTCGGCTGTCCCCCGCCGTGCCCTGCGCCAGCGCGGGCGCCGCGGCGAGCGCCAGGCTCGTCGCACCGACCATGCCGGTGCGCAGGTGATACCGCAACGATTTCGACATGCGGCGACTCCTCGGTCAGGCGTTGGTGTACAGCGCGAACGGCGTCACGCTGTCGCCGAAGCTCGGCGTGTCGATGTTGTACCGGTGCAGCAGCGAGAGGAACACATCGGCCATCGGGGTGCCGTCGGGCGCCTTGAGGTGCGTGTTGCCCGGGATCATGTTGCTGCCGCCCATCAGGATGAGCGGGCAGCGACGATGGTTGTGCACGTTGCCGTCGGCCATGGGCGAGCCGTACACGATGAGCGTGTTGTCCAACAGGTTGCTGTCCCCTTCCTGCGTCTCCTTGAGGCGCTTGAGGAAGTAGGGCATCATCGCCACGTGGTACTTGTTGATGAGGTTGAATTCCATGATGGCCGACTCGCGGCCGCCATGGTGCGACGCCGGGTGGAAGCCCTTGTTCGTGCCGCTCTCGGGATACACGCGGCTCGACGCGTCACGACCGGTCTTGAACGAGAAGACGCGCGTCATGTCGCTCTGGAAGGCGAGCACCTGGATGTCGAACATGAGCTTCATGTGCTCTTCGAACGAGTCGGGCACGCCCACGGGCGCCTCGGGCAGGGCGCGCTCCTCACCGCTCGAGTTC
The DNA window shown above is from Gemmatimonas sp. and carries:
- a CDS encoding creatininase family protein, with amino-acid sequence MPAMFTFPMSRTLLRRALVAAGALTLVSTAADAQQPRPRDPRSMGGGNCADNTYNCKDTPNPLPAPNTVWLEEMTWMDVRDAIAAGKKTVIVPTGGMEPNGPWLVTGKHNYVLHTNCDAIARKLGNALCAPIVKFVPEGSYDPPSGHMTSPGTITAREGTFRALLTDIAASLKAHGFETIIYIGDSGGNQAGQRAVADSLTMLWKGAPIVAHVQEYYDYASVAKHMESKGVHPSKADGLHDDPEISLNMFIDDPRSIRYDERVKAGKADINGVSLTDRKKITAWAKEVVAFRAQVTVDAINKAIANKGTLPAPPRTRGN
- a CDS encoding ankyrin repeat domain-containing protein, which produces MSKSLRYHLRTGMVGATSLALAAAPALAQGTAGDSRRPVRLAAGVTRATNASPAVAEAARQGDLERVRALVAQRNDVNIPLGDGMTALHWAAERGDAAMTAALLKAGAKVTPTTRNGGYTPLHIAARAGNGAVVQALLAGGADHKVLTATGVTALHLAAQSGDVAGVNALVARKADLNARETTWGQTPLMFAAASDRPGAVAALLKAGANPSLKTTTLDLTEELARQQAAARKRNELLFAALPAAMRDSAMKAIAKQEAEQAALRRQFGLGVEPVPGADTAKKAAPAAATAAPAAPAAPAARAAAAPRADSVRTPRIGLIAPPVNALTPKQIEEAILAGRAMYERKDLGKTTETVVPRDTTNGFQAGYEATVGSMGGLTAMHHAVRQGNMAAALALLDGGADINEVSATDSVTPLLHATINGHYDLAMELVKRGANVKLTSTHGLSPLYASINTFWHPRSRYPQPQAVQLQKTTHYELMNALIKAGADVNVRMKKNIWFFGYSNCGNANCGLELLDGTSPFWRATYAVDLEAMKILKKAGAIDTVPSYRPPQLGRRRPPTQGEGGGFRPDASLDSASKAVPAGIGTYPIHAAAGVGYGNGFAGNAHRHAPDGWMPALKYLVEELGHDVNKRDLNGYTPLHHAASRGDNEMILYLVSKGADPKAVGRDFRTTVDLANGPVQRLRPFPETIQLLEKLGARNNHRCVGC